GAGTCCCCGCACACGTCCCAGGCCCTGCAGCAGTTCCTCAACTCCAGCCCGTGGGCCTGGCACCCGGTGCGGCGCGCACTCGCCGGCTGGACCGAGGAGCACCGTCCCACCCTCACCTGGAGCCTGGGCCTCGCCGTTCTCCCCAAGCGCGGCGACCACTCTGCGGGTGTCCACCGGCGCTTCGTCCAGGACGCCGACCGTACGGTCAACTGCCAGCTGGGCGTGGGACTCTTCCTGGGTTCGGGCGACGACTGCATCCCCGTCGACTGGCGCCTCGTGCTGCCCGGGCACTGGCAGACCGACAGCGCACGGCGCGCGGCCGTCCGGATCCCCGAGGGCGAGCCGACTCCCGCGGAGGGCGCCTGCGCCCTCGACCTGGTGCGCACACAGACCGCGGCCACCGGCCGCACGGACGTGCCGCTCGTCGCCGACCTCACGCAGCTTCCGCACGACGCGTCGTTCCTGCCCGGTCTCGCCGCGCTCGGTACGGGGTTCGTCGTGCGGATCCCCGCGAGCACCGCCCTGCGCCTGCCGGCCGGGCCGGGAAGGCCGGTCCCCGCGCGCCAACTGCTGCACAGCGTCACGGCCGTGACGGGCATCGGCTCCGGGGTCGTCCCCGACGCCGGCGGGCGCGGCCACTCACGGGTGCGGACCTGCGCGGTGCGCCTGGGGCACGCTGCGCCGCCCTCGCCGCAGCGGCCCTGCGTGCTGATCGTCGAGTACCCGGCGGGCGAGCACAGCTCCCCGCGGTACTACGTCACCGACCTCACGCACCACCGGCCCGGCGAGATCCTCCGGCTCGCGGGCGCGGCGTACCGCACCCGGGAAGCCGTACGGGAGATGCAGGACCACTACGGGCTGCTGGACTACGAGGGCCGCTCCTATCCGGGCTGGCACCGCCACATGACTCTGGTGTCGGCGGCCCATGCCTTCCGGCAGCTGTCCGGCCGGGAGCCGGGCGCCGAGATGCCCGGCCGGGCGGGGACGGCGAAAGCCGCCTGAGTCCTCACTGGTGGGTGGTGTGGCGGGGCGTCAGGCCGATCAGCACCCGGTTGTCGTCCGCGCCGCCCGCGGGGCGGTCCAGGTCGAGGCCGTAGCGGCGGGCGAGACGCAGATATCCGGCCGTCGACGGGTCGGGTTCCGTACGGTCGACGACTCCGCGCACCTCAAGGTAGCGATAGGGCTGCTCGGGGTCGTTGACGGACAGGGAGACATGCGGATTCCCGGCCACATTGCGGTACTTGAACCGGTCCGTGGTGGTCGTGAACCAGAGCCGCTCGCCGTCCCATTCGAACCAGACCGGGTTCACGTGCGGCGTGCCGTCGGGCCTGATGGTGGCCAGGTGCCCGAACAGCGGGCGCTCCAGCAGGTCGACGTGGCTGGCGGGGATGAGGGACATGACTGCTCCTGTGGGTGTGTGCGGTCCGTTCTCGCCTCTCATGGTGGAGGCCGCCGGGGCTCGCGCACGGCCCGTCGCCGCCCGCTGCACCCAAGGGCCCATGGGCGGCGGACGCGGCTCTGCACCCTAGGGTGCAATTACGGGGCTCGGCCGCCCGGTTGGGCTCCGTAACTCGTACCTTGCTGATGTGGCCGACATCAGCAGCGCGATCCTCATCCCTCAGACACCGACCCGCATCCGGCTGCGCCCGCGCCATGCACGTCTCGCGCTGCTCGAGGCGCGCCCCGTCGTGCAGGTCGTCTTCCTCATGCGGTACGTCATAGGCGTCGCGGCCTCGTCCGCGCACCACCTCCTGGCGCACCCGGTGCGGCTGGTCGCGGGGGTGATCTCCTGGTGGCTGGCCGTGGTCGCCGCCTACCTGATCAACGGCGTGATGGACGTCAAGGAGGACCGGGCCAACGGGTCCGACCGGCCCATCGCCAGGGGCGATCTGCCCGAGCGGGTGGCAGCCCTCCTCACCGGGGGCGCCGCCGTGGGGGCGCTCGCCCTCGCGGCCTTCGTCCCCGGCCTCCTCGTCTGGGTGGCGGCGTTCCTGCTGCTCGGCTGGGTCTACTCGGCTCCGCCCCTGCCCGCCAAGCGCTGGAGCACGGCGTGCGCGGTGGTGGTGTTCGGGCTCGGATGGACCTCGTTCGCCGGCGGAGCGGCCACGACGGGCGGCCGGCTCAGCACCGCGGGCCTGGTGTTCGCCACCGTGATGAGTGCCTGGATGGCCCTGGTGGGGTCAGTGGTCAAGGACCTGAGCGACGTCGACGGGGATGCCACCGGGGGACGCCGTACGGTGGCCGTGCGCTACGGGGCTCACCTGGCACGCGCGCTCGGTGCGACCGGAGCACTCCTGGTCGGCGTGGGCGCAGTGCTCTCCTGGCTGCTCTGGGCCCCGTACATGCTGCCTGCCATGGCCCCCGTCGCGATCGGCGCCGTCTGTGTGGTCGTCCAGATCGTGCGCACCACCCGGATCGCGGGCGGGGACAGGCGGATGCGCCGCGGCGCCTACCGCGTGTTCATGCGCACCCAGTACGCGGCCAACATCGCCATGCTGTTCGTGCTGGCCTTCCACGGAGCGGCGTGAGGGCGGTGGGAACACGGCGAAGTCCCGGCGGGAGCAGGCGGCGTGAGTGCCGCCGCTCCCACCGGGACCGGGTTCGTGTGCCACCGCCGAGGCGGAACGGATCAGACGCGTCCGAAGGCCTTGTTGACCGCGTCGATACGGGAGCCGGCCTGCAACTTCCCGTAGATGTTGCAGAGATGGCGCTTCACCGTGGCGGTCTCGATGCCGAGCTCCCGGGCGATCTGGACGTTGGTCCGCGCCAGAGCGACCCGTTCCAGGATCTCCCTCTCCCGCCGCGACAACTCGGAGTGCTCCGCGGTCTGCCCCGTACCCGGGGAGGCGGGTGCACGTACGCGCGACGACTGCGCGGCGACGGCGTCGTATCCGCGAGCGCCCGCGTAGAGCCGTTGGCCCGCACTGGTCCGGAAGACGGTGCTGACCAGCAGTAGCGCGGCGGTGCGCCGTGCCGACGCCTCGTACTGCACGGCGGTGCGCAGGGCGGGCTGCAGCGCACTCCACAGGACGTCCACGGCGCGCACCGACTCCGCCACCGCGATGCCCTGCTGGGCGCGATCGGTCCCGACCTGGTGCGAGTAGCTCCGGGCGTCGGACGGCTCCGGCAGCGGCTGACCCGCCAGTGCCGCGATGCAGTCCTCCACGATCGCCTGCGCCTGGTCACGGCATCTGGGCCAGGCCTCAGGATGCGTCACCAGCGGACTGCGGACCGTGCGCAGGGTGTACTGGTAGGTGCGGATGATGTCGGGAAGCGCGCTTCTCAGAAACGCTCCCGCCGCCGGATAGTGCATGTTTCCCTCCCTTGCTCTCCTTCAACGAAGGAGCGGCTGTACGTCCCAAGCTAGCCAAGGGGGCGGCTGTTTCCCCGTGCTACTTGCCGAAATCCGGATGAGTTCCCGGACGGACAATCCGCACCTGCTTTGGCAAGTTCCCCTTTGCCGGTACGGGTGCGGTCTGCCTGCCGGATGTGATGTTCAACTCGCTGCACCCTTGGGTGCAATTGGTCCTCCGGCGGCCGGTGCAGAGCCGGGCTCGACCTAATCTCCATTCGTGAGCACACACTCGGCAATGGAACTGGAAGGCACCCGGATCGGGAGGCCGTCATCGGTCGAAGTCGCCCTCAGGTGGGGCGATGTGGATTCCTACGGTCACGTCAACAATTGCGAGATCGTACGGATCATCGAGGAAGCCCGTATGCGTTGGCTCATGTCGAGCGGCGTCTTCGACGGAGAGACCGCAGTGGTCGCGGCCCATGACATCGGATATCTCAGGCCGCTTCAGTACTCGTTGGAGCCGGTCCCTGTAGAGGTGTGGACGTCGAACGTCCGGCGTTCCAGCTTCGAGTTCAATTTTCAGCTCCTCGACGCGTCGCGGAGAGTCAGCGTCAAAGCCGTCAGCCGGATGGTGATGTTCGACCTCACCACGCAGGAGAGCTACCGCATCGGCCCGGAGTTCCGCGCGTACCTGGAGGAATTCTCCGGCGAACGCCTGTGAATCGCCCGGAAGTCCGTGACCAGAAGTAACCCGATACGAAAGAGAGTTATTCATGCAGCTCGACACCAAGCGGCTTTCCGCCCTCGGCGACTATTTCGACCGACTGGTCCTCGACGGGCAGATATCCGGCTGGACGGGCATGGTCTCCCAGCACGGTGAGGTGGCGTACGCGTCGGCCGGCGGCCTGGCGAACATCGCCGACGGCGTCCCGATGAAGACGGACAGCATCTTCCGCGCGTGGTCGCTGAGCAAGGCGATGACCTCGGTCGCCTTCATGACCCTGGTGGAGAAGGGCCTGATCGCGCTGAGCGACCCGGTTGCCGACTACCTCCCCTCCTACGCCGACCTGCGGGTCTACCGCGCCGGCATGGCCGAGTCGCCCATCACCGAGGGGCTCGTCGAGCCCATGAGGATCTGGCATCTGCTGACCCACACCTCGGGGCTCGGCTACGGCTCCCACCAGTCGCACGCGGTGGACAGCCTGTACGTGGGGTCCGGGTACGCGCTGGGCGTCCCCCAGGGCGTCGACCTGACCGCCGCCACCGAGGCGTGGGGGTCGTTCCCGCTGCGCTTCCAGCCGGGTACGGCCTGGAACTACGGCGTCAGCACGGACGTGCTCGGCCGGATCATCGAGATCGTCTCCGGCCGCCGCCTCGACGTCTTTATGAAGGAAGCCCTCTTCGAGCCGCTCGGCCTGAAGGACACGGCATTTCACGTGGACCCGGACCAGCAGCACCGTTACGCGGAGATCTACACGCAGGAGGGCGGGAGCGGCGGCCTGGACCCGCTCGGACTCCCGGTCGACACCGACGTACCCGGATTCCTTTCGGCCGGCGGCGGAATCTACACGTCGGCGGAGGACTACATCGCCTTCCTCGGCATGCTCGCCAACAACGGCCGCATCGGCACGACTTCCGACCACGTGGTCTCGCCGCTCACCGTCGAGTCGATGCGCAGCAATCACCTTCCGGGCAACGTCACACTCGGCAACGGATTCGGCTACTGGCCCGTCCCCGCGATCAACGAAGTGATGAAGTCCGTCGGTTTCGGGCTCGGATTCATGACCATGCAGTCGCCGGGCGAGAGCCACCTCCTGACGCGCGCCGGTGAGTACTCCTGGCTCTCCGCGAGCAGTTCCAACTACTTCGTCGACCCGTCAACGGGTGTGTCGGCGCTGATCGTTCCTCAGCTCTACCCCTCGCGCACGCTTCCCCTCATGAACCGGCTGCGCCAGTTCGTCTACCAGTCCTACCGGTAACCCATGAATCCGCGCACCGGAAGACCCCCACAACAAGGAGTTCTCCTTTGTCGACCGTAGAGACCACATCCCCGCCGTCCGCCGCGCCCGCGCGCTCGGAATTCAGTCCGCTGGGGCAGGGCACGCTGCTGATGGCTGCGGCCCTGACGACCGTCGACGCGTTCATCGTCAACGTCGCCCTGCCCTCGATCCAGAAGTCGTTCGGCGTTTCGGCGTCGACCTCGCAGTTCGTGGTGAGCTTCTACGGCATCACGTACGCCGTCCTGCTGGTACTCGGCGGCCGGTTCGGCGACCGGTTCGGGCGTCGCAAGGTCATCCAGTTCGGCATCTCCGGATTCACGATCGCCTCGCTCCTGTGCGGCATCGCCCCGAACATCGAGACCCTGATCGGTGCCCGTGTTCTCCAGGGCGCGGCCGCGGCGCTGCTGCTGCCGCAGGTGCTCTCGACGATCCAGGCCACGCTCCAGGAGCCCGCCAAGACGCGCGCCGTCAGTTACTACGGTGCGATCGGCGGCCTCTCGGCAGCCGTCGGCCAGCTCCTGGGCGGCCTGTTCGTCTGGGCGGACGTCGCCGGTCTCGGCTGGCGGCCGATCTTCCTGGTGAACGTGCCGCTGGGCATCCTGGCCGTCATCGGTACGCGGCTGTGGGTGCCGGAGACCAAGGCGCCCCAGGCGCAGGGCGCCGACCTCGGCGGCACCGCCCTGTTCGGCACCGCCGTACTCGCCCTCCTGATCCCGCTCAGCCTCGGCCGGCAGACGCACTGGCCGCTGTGGACCTGGGCGCTGTTCGTGGTCTCCGCCGTGGTCGCCGTCGTGCTGTGGCGCTTCGAGCGCACGGTGGAGTCGTCGGGCGCCGTCCCGCTCATCTCTCCCTCGCTGCTCAGGCAGGGGACCATGCGGCGCGGTCTGCTCGTCCTCGGCAGCGGTTTCCTGGCCTTCGGCGGTTTCATCTTCGTCTTCGCGCTGGCCGTCCAGGGCGGCAACGGGATGAGCGCCCTGGAGTCCGGTCTGTCCATGGCGCCGATGGCGGTCGGCCAGTTCCTCGCGGCCGTACGGGCCCCGAAGCTGATCGGCAAGGTCGGCGTGCGCACGCTCCAGATCGGCGGCGTCCTCCAGATGCTCGGACTGGTCGCCCTGATCGTGCCCGCCCTGCTGTGGTGGTCGCATCTGCACTTCTACGAGCTGATGGTCGGCATGTTCCTGATCGGCGCCGGCAACGGCCTGTTCGTGCCGACGGTCTACCGCACCGTGCTGTCCTCCATTCCGCCGCAGCAGATCGGCGCAGGCAGCGGCATCGTGACGACCACTCAGCAGACGACGCTCGCCCTGGGCACGGCCCTGCTCGGCGCGATCTACATCGGCGTCTCCGGCCACAACGACACACGTCTGGGCTTCGTCGTGGTCGCGGCGGTCTTCCTGGCCGTGGCAGCGCTCTTCGCCCTCTTCGGCAACTCCCTCCAGAAGGACAGCAGCACCAAGTGAACGCGAAAGGAGGACGACCCCCATGCTGATCGACAACCTCTATCTGAACGGCTGCACGGTCGCCTACCCCGACACCCGGATCTCCGTGTCCGACGCCCTCGCGCAGGGCCTCGTACGGGACTTCGACGAGGCCATCGGCAACCCCGACGTCCCGGTCTTCGACAGTGCCCGGCCGGTCGCCGACCTTGCGGTCGAGGCGCTGCACGGGGCCCTGAAGGCGGCGCAGGCCGAGCCCTCCGACGTGGGCCTGCTGTTCCACTGCGGATGGTGGCACCAGGGCTTCGACATCTGGAGCGCGGCACACTACGTCGCCCACCGCACCGAGGCGCTCGGCGCTCTGCCGGTGAACCTGTCCCAGGGGTGCAACGCCCCGATGGCGGCCCTCGAACTGGCAGGCCGGGCGATGCTCGCGGATCCCTCGATCAAGACGGCGGCCGTGACGGTCTCGGACGCCATGCAGGAACCGCAGGTGGACCGCTGGAACCTCAACTACGGCTGTGTGCACGGCGATGCGGGGACCGCGCTGCTGGTCGCCCGGGAGCCGGCTGCGCACACCTCCTTCCGGATCGTGTCGCTGTCGAGCAGGGCGGCACCGGAGCTGGAGGAGATGAACCGCTTCGCGTACGACCCGACACCGGGCCCCGCGCTGCGGGCGGGTGGCAAGGTCGACCTGAAGGCGGCCAAGAAGGCGTACCTGACGGAGTACGGCATCGAGCGGTTCGCGCGGCGGTCGCGGGAATCCCTGAACGGCTGTGTCCGTGAGGCGCTCGACGACGCGGGGCTCACGGGCGCGGAGGAGCGCATTCGCGCCGTCGCCGTCCCACGGCTCAGCGGCAAGATATTCGAGACGGTCTACCGGCCGCAGCTCGCGCCGTTCTTCGGCGCGGACAAGCTGGTGTGGCACGGCGGACGCACCGCGCACCTCGGCGTCGCCGACGTGGGCGCGAACATCGCCGACCTCTACGCGGAGCAGGATCTGCAGCCCGGCGATGTGGTCGTGATCGTCAACGCCGGCGGTGGATACACCTGGTCGTGCCTGGTGCTGGAGCTGGCGTGCTAGACGTACTGATCGTCGGTGCGGGACCGGTCGGGCTGACGGCGGGATGCATTCTCGCCCAGCAGGGCCACGCGGTCCGCGTCGTGCGCAAACACCCGCCGTTCACGGGCCATTCGCGGGCTTCGGTCATCTGGCCGCGGGCCCTCGAGATCATGGAATCGATCGGCGTCACCGAATCCCTGCGGGCCATGGGCAGCCATGTCACCCGCATCGG
The sequence above is drawn from the Streptomyces sp. NBC_01465 genome and encodes:
- a CDS encoding helix-turn-helix transcriptional regulator — protein: MHYPAAGAFLRSALPDIIRTYQYTLRTVRSPLVTHPEAWPRCRDQAQAIVEDCIAALAGQPLPEPSDARSYSHQVGTDRAQQGIAVAESVRAVDVLWSALQPALRTAVQYEASARRTAALLLVSTVFRTSAGQRLYAGARGYDAVAAQSSRVRAPASPGTGQTAEHSELSRREREILERVALARTNVQIARELGIETATVKRHLCNIYGKLQAGSRIDAVNKAFGRV
- a CDS encoding acyl-CoA thioesterase yields the protein MDSYGHVNNCEIVRIIEEARMRWLMSSGVFDGETAVVAAHDIGYLRPLQYSLEPVPVEVWTSNVRRSSFEFNFQLLDASRRVSVKAVSRMVMFDLTTQESYRIGPEFRAYLEEFSGERL
- a CDS encoding PPOX class F420-dependent oxidoreductase; amino-acid sequence: MSLIPASHVDLLERPLFGHLATIRPDGTPHVNPVWFEWDGERLWFTTTTDRFKYRNVAGNPHVSLSVNDPEQPYRYLEVRGVVDRTEPDPSTAGYLRLARRYGLDLDRPAGGADDNRVLIGLTPRHTTHQ
- a CDS encoding MFS transporter; translation: MSTVETTSPPSAAPARSEFSPLGQGTLLMAAALTTVDAFIVNVALPSIQKSFGVSASTSQFVVSFYGITYAVLLVLGGRFGDRFGRRKVIQFGISGFTIASLLCGIAPNIETLIGARVLQGAAAALLLPQVLSTIQATLQEPAKTRAVSYYGAIGGLSAAVGQLLGGLFVWADVAGLGWRPIFLVNVPLGILAVIGTRLWVPETKAPQAQGADLGGTALFGTAVLALLIPLSLGRQTHWPLWTWALFVVSAVVAVVLWRFERTVESSGAVPLISPSLLRQGTMRRGLLVLGSGFLAFGGFIFVFALAVQGGNGMSALESGLSMAPMAVGQFLAAVRAPKLIGKVGVRTLQIGGVLQMLGLVALIVPALLWWSHLHFYELMVGMFLIGAGNGLFVPTVYRTVLSSIPPQQIGAGSGIVTTTQQTTLALGTALLGAIYIGVSGHNDTRLGFVVVAAVFLAVAALFALFGNSLQKDSSTK
- a CDS encoding ketoacyl-ACP synthase III family protein is translated as MLIDNLYLNGCTVAYPDTRISVSDALAQGLVRDFDEAIGNPDVPVFDSARPVADLAVEALHGALKAAQAEPSDVGLLFHCGWWHQGFDIWSAAHYVAHRTEALGALPVNLSQGCNAPMAALELAGRAMLADPSIKTAAVTVSDAMQEPQVDRWNLNYGCVHGDAGTALLVAREPAAHTSFRIVSLSSRAAPELEEMNRFAYDPTPGPALRAGGKVDLKAAKKAYLTEYGIERFARRSRESLNGCVREALDDAGLTGAEERIRAVAVPRLSGKIFETVYRPQLAPFFGADKLVWHGGRTAHLGVADVGANIADLYAEQDLQPGDVVVIVNAGGGYTWSCLVLELAC
- a CDS encoding IS701 family transposase, with translation MAVRDIADIADIRRHARGPRGSDELLQEFVGRLFGDLPRADQLNRAREYVTGLLVTPGKKSLRRMAAAVSESPHTSQALQQFLNSSPWAWHPVRRALAGWTEEHRPTLTWSLGLAVLPKRGDHSAGVHRRFVQDADRTVNCQLGVGLFLGSGDDCIPVDWRLVLPGHWQTDSARRAAVRIPEGEPTPAEGACALDLVRTQTAATGRTDVPLVADLTQLPHDASFLPGLAALGTGFVVRIPASTALRLPAGPGRPVPARQLLHSVTAVTGIGSGVVPDAGGRGHSRVRTCAVRLGHAAPPSPQRPCVLIVEYPAGEHSSPRYYVTDLTHHRPGEILRLAGAAYRTREAVREMQDHYGLLDYEGRSYPGWHRHMTLVSAAHAFRQLSGREPGAEMPGRAGTAKAA
- a CDS encoding UbiA family prenyltransferase, giving the protein MADISSAILIPQTPTRIRLRPRHARLALLEARPVVQVVFLMRYVIGVAASSAHHLLAHPVRLVAGVISWWLAVVAAYLINGVMDVKEDRANGSDRPIARGDLPERVAALLTGGAAVGALALAAFVPGLLVWVAAFLLLGWVYSAPPLPAKRWSTACAVVVFGLGWTSFAGGAATTGGRLSTAGLVFATVMSAWMALVGSVVKDLSDVDGDATGGRRTVAVRYGAHLARALGATGALLVGVGAVLSWLLWAPYMLPAMAPVAIGAVCVVVQIVRTTRIAGGDRRMRRGAYRVFMRTQYAANIAMLFVLAFHGAA
- a CDS encoding serine hydrolase domain-containing protein, which gives rise to MQLDTKRLSALGDYFDRLVLDGQISGWTGMVSQHGEVAYASAGGLANIADGVPMKTDSIFRAWSLSKAMTSVAFMTLVEKGLIALSDPVADYLPSYADLRVYRAGMAESPITEGLVEPMRIWHLLTHTSGLGYGSHQSHAVDSLYVGSGYALGVPQGVDLTAATEAWGSFPLRFQPGTAWNYGVSTDVLGRIIEIVSGRRLDVFMKEALFEPLGLKDTAFHVDPDQQHRYAEIYTQEGGSGGLDPLGLPVDTDVPGFLSAGGGIYTSAEDYIAFLGMLANNGRIGTTSDHVVSPLTVESMRSNHLPGNVTLGNGFGYWPVPAINEVMKSVGFGLGFMTMQSPGESHLLTRAGEYSWLSASSSNYFVDPSTGVSALIVPQLYPSRTLPLMNRLRQFVYQSYR